Proteins from a genomic interval of Haloplasma contractile SSD-17B:
- a CDS encoding ABC transporter permease — protein sequence MIKYILKRIGFSLLTIILASSLLFILLQFMPGKPWDTQKTDPATQARLEDEYDLDEPLALQYIKYMGGVFGFVIEIDDSAVQSVDYQVIPTFGDKWRGDKQPVLDTVRVQYPISVSIGVRGLILGLIVGLFFGVISALKRNTFWDHALTMIAVVGVSVPSFVFATILQYYIGFKLQQQPFIQNIPILGDIPIAYDIASPSMSRVLPAFALSLFVIASLTRFMRTELVDVLGSDYILLARAKGLNKTKVIIKHAIRNALIPVITVIGPLSLAILAGSVVIEKIFAIPGMGGELVSAIQNQDNPLILGLAFFYTFLYVTIILIVDVSYGVIDPRVRVSGGDA from the coding sequence ATACATACTAAAGAGAATTGGTTTTTCATTGTTAACCATTATTCTTGCATCCTCACTATTATTTATACTTCTACAGTTTATGCCAGGAAAACCTTGGGATACTCAGAAAACAGATCCTGCTACTCAAGCACGTTTAGAGGATGAATATGATTTAGACGAACCGCTTGCCCTGCAATATATTAAATACATGGGTGGAGTGTTTGGATTCGTTATTGAAATTGATGATAGTGCAGTTCAAAGTGTCGACTATCAAGTAATACCTACATTTGGAGATAAATGGAGAGGGGACAAACAACCTGTACTTGATACTGTTAGAGTACAATATCCAATTTCAGTGAGTATAGGAGTTCGTGGACTTATATTAGGTTTAATTGTTGGACTATTTTTTGGAGTGATATCAGCACTTAAACGAAATACGTTTTGGGATCATGCATTAACTATGATTGCCGTAGTAGGTGTATCCGTTCCATCATTTGTTTTTGCAACTATTTTACAATACTACATAGGATTTAAACTTCAACAGCAACCATTTATACAAAATATACCAATATTAGGAGATATTCCAATAGCATATGATATCGCAAGCCCATCGATGTCTAGAGTTTTACCTGCGTTTGCACTATCATTGTTTGTTATTGCAAGTTTAACACGTTTTATGAGAACGGAACTAGTTGATGTTCTAGGTTCCGATTATATTTTACTTGCTAGAGCAAAAGGGCTTAATAAGACTAAAGTCATTATTAAACATGCAATAAGAAACGCATTGATTCCAGTTATAACGGTAATAGGGCCACTATCACTAGCAATTTTAGCAGGATCTGTCGTTATAGAAAAAATATTTGCGATTCCTGGTATGGGTGGAGAACTAGTATCAGCTATTCAAAATCAAGATAATCCATTAATATTAGGGCTAGCATTTTTCTATACATTCTTATACGTAACAATAATTTTAATAGTGGATGTATCTTATGGGGTCATTGATCCACGTGTTAGAGTTTCAGGAGGTGACGCATAA